The following are encoded in a window of Nakamurella sp. A5-74 genomic DNA:
- a CDS encoding DUF2530 domain-containing protein — translation MSEQPTDVPDPDVPDPDVAARQPTAAERPGGAESPGYAVSPADAGSPGEVVLPGDAVHSGDAVLPGDAVLPGDAVHPGDAVLPGDAVLPGDAVLPLPPARAGLRQVVVPGTGIWFVGFVVLLFFIPQLREHHAMIWLWTFLAGWVLGLIGLTIYGWQRRSARRGHRGASSMALDEQY, via the coding sequence GTGAGCGAACAGCCGACGGACGTTCCCGACCCGGACGTTCCCGATCCGGACGTCGCCGCCCGGCAGCCGACCGCCGCGGAGCGGCCCGGCGGTGCGGAGTCTCCTGGGTATGCGGTGTCACCTGCAGATGCGGGGTCCCCTGGGGAGGTAGTGCTCCCTGGTGATGCGGTGCACTCTGGTGATGCGGTGCTCCCCGGCGATGCGGTGCTCCCCGGTGATGCGGTGCACCCCGGTGATGCGGTGCTCCCCGGTGATGCGGTGCTCCCCGGTGATGCGGTGCTCCCGTTGCCGCCGGCACGCGCCGGTCTGCGTCAGGTGGTGGTGCCCGGGACCGGCATCTGGTTCGTGGGATTCGTCGTCCTGCTGTTCTTCATCCCGCAACTGCGTGAGCACCACGCGATGATCTGGCTCTGGACGTTCCTGGCCGGCTGGGTGCTGGGCCTGATCGGCCTGACGATCTACGGCTGGCAGCGACGCTCCGCGCGACGGGGGCACCGCGGCGCGAGCTCGATGGCACTCGACGAGCAGTACTGA
- a CDS encoding RNA methyltransferase, whose translation MTWVSARIEIDDPADPRADDFRDLNRADRRPDRPGGRGLVIGEGAIVVRRLLASRYPTRALLGVASRYDELADDLVSVDAPFYVAAADVMAQIVGFHLNRGVVATADRPVTRDAEMLLKASRSVAVLEGVGDHENLGSIFRNAAALGIDAVLLGPGCADPLYRRSVRVSMGHVLAVPFADPAAGSVAAVIELVQRNGFIVAALTPRSDAILLATAALPGRKVAVLLGSEGPGLTEEALRAADLLVRIPMSGGVDSLNVATAGAIAFAALSVGEPGDASG comes from the coding sequence ATGACGTGGGTGAGCGCACGGATCGAGATCGACGACCCCGCAGATCCTCGGGCGGACGACTTCCGTGATCTGAACAGGGCCGATCGGCGACCCGATCGACCGGGTGGTCGCGGACTGGTGATCGGGGAAGGCGCGATCGTGGTCCGTCGATTGCTCGCCTCCCGCTACCCGACCCGCGCCCTGCTCGGCGTGGCCAGTCGCTACGACGAGCTCGCAGACGACCTGGTATCCGTCGACGCGCCGTTCTACGTCGCCGCTGCCGACGTGATGGCGCAGATCGTCGGCTTCCACCTCAACCGCGGCGTGGTGGCGACCGCCGACCGGCCGGTCACCCGCGACGCGGAGATGTTGCTGAAGGCGTCGCGATCGGTGGCGGTGCTGGAGGGGGTGGGCGATCACGAGAACCTCGGCAGCATCTTCCGCAACGCTGCGGCGCTGGGCATCGACGCGGTGCTGCTGGGGCCGGGATGCGCGGATCCGCTGTACCGCCGCAGTGTGCGGGTGTCGATGGGTCACGTCCTCGCGGTGCCGTTCGCCGACCCCGCGGCCGGATCGGTGGCCGCGGTGATCGAGCTGGTGCAGCGGAACGGATTCATCGTGGCCGCGCTGACCCCGCGCAGCGATGCGATCCTGTTGGCGACAGCCGCGTTGCCGGGCCGCAAGGTCGCAGTCCTACTGGGCTCGGAGGGTCCGGGACTCACCGAGGAAGCGCTGCGGGCTGCCGATCTGCTGGTGCGCATTCCGATGTCCGGCGGGGTCGATTCGCTCAACGTCGCCACCGCGGGAGCTATCGCGTTCGCCGCGCTGAGCGTCGGGGAGCCCGGCGACGCGTCCGGTTGA
- a CDS encoding ABC transporter ATP-binding protein, producing MSAPQPPQEPLRPGHAPDPDAAVATDSDAEWRGVAAEDTAEVSAEAGVRLQARSRRLLGSLVRPHRRKLFVLLLITLVEQLTFLAGPLIVAAGINLAIPALVRGDATPIVVITSGYLLAGVLNALSRAVFTRYSARITQAVLLELRERVFDHSQRLSIDFHEKYTSGKLISRLSSDVETLQELAGEGLDQLTNAILSVLFISVTLIVYDVQLGLIAFAAFIPIAFLTRWYQRRSQKIYRRTRSAIAAVITQFAETMNGMRAVQAFRREPRNKAIFGDLNDDYSKATGDSMVVLAIYTPGLRLIGNISLTVVMVLGAVRVIDGSFSVGDLAAFLLYVRRMYDPLEELAYFYNGLQSATAALEKISGLLEEKPGVPDPARPTPLGERIEGRLDFRDVTFAYSERRTIIPGLDLHVPAGQTVAVVGSTGAGKSTLAKLLSRFYDPTAGSVTLDGIDVRDLSTSDLRRGVVMVTQESFLFSGSVADNIALGRPSASRAEIEAAADAIGAGVFIRALPQGFDTDVRKRGGRLSAGQRQLVAFSRAFLADPAVLILDEATASLDIPSERAVQVALGSILAGRTAMIIAHRLSTVLIADRVLVMEQGRIVEDGSPAELIAGDGHFAGLHEAWRESLV from the coding sequence ATGAGCGCCCCGCAGCCACCGCAGGAGCCGCTGCGCCCCGGCCACGCCCCGGACCCCGACGCCGCAGTGGCGACCGATTCCGACGCGGAGTGGCGCGGCGTTGCCGCCGAGGACACCGCCGAGGTGAGCGCCGAGGCGGGTGTCCGGTTGCAGGCGCGGTCGCGTCGGCTGCTGGGATCGCTGGTCCGTCCGCACCGCCGCAAGCTGTTCGTGCTGCTGCTCATCACCCTGGTCGAGCAGCTCACCTTCCTCGCCGGTCCGCTGATCGTCGCCGCCGGCATCAACCTGGCCATCCCGGCGCTCGTCCGGGGCGATGCGACCCCGATCGTCGTCATCACCTCCGGGTACCTGTTGGCCGGCGTGCTCAACGCGCTCAGCCGCGCGGTGTTCACCCGCTACAGCGCCCGGATCACCCAGGCGGTCCTGCTCGAGCTACGGGAGCGGGTGTTCGACCATTCACAGCGGCTGAGCATCGACTTCCACGAGAAGTACACCTCCGGAAAGCTCATCTCGCGTCTGTCCAGCGACGTCGAAACCCTCCAGGAGCTGGCCGGCGAAGGCCTGGACCAGCTCACCAACGCCATCCTCTCGGTGCTGTTCATCTCCGTCACGCTGATCGTCTACGACGTCCAGCTGGGGCTGATCGCCTTCGCCGCGTTCATCCCGATCGCCTTCCTGACCCGCTGGTACCAGCGGCGTTCGCAGAAGATCTATCGCCGGACGCGCAGCGCGATCGCGGCCGTCATCACCCAGTTCGCCGAGACCATGAACGGGATGCGCGCCGTGCAGGCGTTCCGTCGGGAGCCGCGCAACAAGGCCATCTTCGGTGACCTGAACGACGACTACTCGAAGGCGACCGGCGACAGCATGGTCGTGCTGGCGATATACACCCCCGGTCTCCGGCTGATCGGCAACATCTCGCTGACGGTCGTCATGGTGCTGGGCGCGGTCCGGGTGATCGACGGTTCCTTCTCCGTCGGCGACCTCGCGGCGTTCCTGCTCTACGTCCGCCGGATGTACGACCCGCTCGAGGAACTGGCGTACTTCTACAACGGCCTGCAGTCGGCGACGGCCGCGCTGGAGAAGATCTCCGGTCTGCTCGAGGAGAAGCCGGGGGTTCCCGATCCGGCACGACCCACTCCGTTGGGCGAGCGGATCGAGGGGCGGCTCGACTTCCGGGACGTCACGTTCGCGTACTCCGAGCGCAGGACGATCATCCCGGGGCTCGATCTGCACGTCCCGGCCGGTCAGACGGTGGCCGTCGTCGGCTCGACCGGAGCCGGCAAGTCGACGCTCGCAAAGCTGTTGTCCCGCTTCTACGACCCGACGGCGGGTTCGGTGACGCTCGACGGCATCGACGTCCGTGACCTGTCGACATCCGACCTGCGCCGCGGCGTCGTGATGGTGACCCAGGAGTCGTTCCTGTTCTCGGGGTCGGTGGCCGACAACATCGCGCTGGGTCGGCCGTCGGCGAGCCGCGCCGAGATCGAGGCGGCCGCCGATGCGATCGGCGCCGGGGTGTTCATCCGTGCGCTGCCGCAGGGCTTCGACACCGACGTCCGCAAGCGCGGCGGTCGGTTGTCGGCCGGGCAGCGTCAGCTCGTTGCGTTCTCCCGCGCGTTCCTGGCCGACCCTGCGGTGCTGATCCTGGACGAGGCGACGGCGTCGCTGGACATCCCGTCGGAGCGTGCCGTGCAGGTGGCTCTCGGCTCGATTTTGGCGGGCCGGACAGCGATGATCATCGCCCACCGGTTGTCCACCGTGCTGATCGCCGACCGGGTGCTGGTGATGGAACAGGGGCGGATCGTCGAGGACGGCTCGCCCGCCGAGCTGATCGCGGGCGACGGTCACTTCGCCGGCCTGCACGAGGCCTGGCGCGAGTCGCTCGTCTGA
- a CDS encoding ATP-binding cassette domain-containing protein — protein MPIFRELDLDVPAGSTMAVVGATGTGKTTLTSLVERLYDVTEGSILLDGVDLRDLDLADLRDRVSIAFEEPILFSASVRENITLGRPKATDAEVREALQIAQADFVDDLPWGLDTRIGEQGMSLSGGQRQRLALARAVVGRPSLLVLDDPLSALDIHTEAQVESALRSVLSTTTSLVIAHRASTVMLADQVALLSGGRITAVGRHSELMANNPEYRHLLATELDDELGPPGELRADVLDPEANPETHAAPAPDPSEDHR, from the coding sequence ATGCCGATCTTCCGCGAACTCGATCTCGACGTTCCCGCGGGCAGCACGATGGCCGTGGTCGGCGCGACCGGCACGGGCAAGACCACCCTGACCTCGCTGGTGGAGCGGCTCTACGACGTCACGGAAGGCTCGATCCTGCTCGACGGCGTCGACCTGCGCGATCTGGACCTGGCCGACCTGCGCGACCGGGTGTCGATCGCCTTCGAGGAACCGATCCTGTTCTCGGCGTCCGTCCGCGAGAACATCACCCTCGGCCGGCCGAAGGCCACCGACGCAGAGGTCCGCGAGGCGCTGCAGATCGCCCAGGCGGACTTCGTCGACGACCTGCCCTGGGGGCTGGACACCCGGATCGGCGAGCAGGGCATGTCGCTGTCCGGTGGGCAACGTCAACGGCTGGCGCTGGCCCGTGCCGTCGTCGGACGACCGTCGCTGCTCGTGCTGGACGATCCGTTGTCGGCGCTGGACATCCACACCGAGGCGCAGGTGGAGTCGGCGCTGCGGTCGGTGCTGAGCACCACCACCTCGCTGGTGATCGCGCACCGCGCCTCGACCGTGATGCTCGCCGACCAGGTTGCGTTGCTCTCCGGCGGCCGGATCACGGCGGTCGGGCGGCACAGCGAGCTGATGGCGAACAACCCTGAATACCGACACCTGCTCGCCACCGAACTGGACGACGAGCTCGGCCCACCCGGCGAGCTGCGCGCAGACGTACTCGACCCCGAGGCGAACCCCGAAACCCACGCCGCGCCCGCACCCGACCCCTCCGAGGACCACCGATGA
- a CDS encoding MFS transporter codes for MVRATDPHSASGEDDPLRSDDGGRTGSQSAAAQRKAPTSRARPTDPDRPERPVRPPGRRADAAGQQRTNGRRQSSDERASLQRSDQDPRPPAHPADPSGPSRPPGPPGPPGETPASEPSSAPAVGTDPAIAEAATPQERVARSGTFRSLKIRNYRYYFTGNVVCQTGTWMNRVAQDWLVLQLTDDSPVALGVAAGLQFGPTLLLSLWAGTIADRVDKRRALRWIQVVLGLAGVALGVLAWLGIAEVWHVFLACVVVGTAATFDGPIRQSFVAELVPAAELSNAVSLNSLGFNGARIVGPAVAGVLISLVDTGPVMTISGLSYIAVIIGLTKIDPAALRRSPPVARRKGQTREGLAYVRGRPDLMLVIGLLFVVATFGMNFQVTLAIIARIVFERGADSYGLLSTTIAVGALLGALVSARQQKTPRQRLLIGAAFAFGAIEVVLGLLGSYLILAVLLVPQGMAMLIFINAANAMVQASTVPAMRGRVMGIYSLAFLGGNPFFSPLIGVIAQHFGGGAPLIFGGAVSAVAALVIGFWLWRTTPVTFLMRIGPVPHVHVFNPRSDDDPESHVAESIAESLHRIGGGARRAGRPAVRAARRVQRTGRRVVRRPGRR; via the coding sequence GTGGTGAGAGCAACGGATCCGCACAGCGCCTCCGGCGAGGACGATCCGTTGCGGTCCGACGACGGGGGCCGTACTGGTTCGCAAAGTGCTGCAGCCCAACGGAAGGCGCCGACGAGTCGGGCTCGCCCGACGGATCCGGACCGGCCGGAGCGTCCCGTCCGTCCGCCGGGGCGGCGCGCAGACGCGGCGGGGCAGCAGCGCACGAACGGCCGTCGGCAGAGTTCGGACGAGCGTGCCTCGCTGCAGCGGTCGGATCAGGACCCCCGACCCCCGGCTCACCCGGCTGACCCGTCCGGACCGTCCAGACCGCCCGGACCGCCCGGACCGCCCGGGGAGACTCCGGCGTCGGAACCGTCGAGTGCGCCGGCGGTTGGCACCGACCCGGCGATCGCCGAGGCGGCGACACCGCAGGAGCGGGTCGCCCGCAGCGGTACCTTCCGGTCGCTCAAGATCCGCAACTACCGGTACTACTTCACCGGCAACGTCGTCTGCCAGACCGGAACCTGGATGAACCGGGTCGCCCAGGACTGGCTCGTCCTGCAGCTCACCGACGACAGTCCGGTGGCGCTGGGCGTCGCGGCGGGCCTGCAGTTCGGCCCGACCCTGCTGCTGTCGTTGTGGGCCGGCACGATCGCCGACCGGGTCGACAAGCGCCGCGCGCTGCGCTGGATCCAGGTGGTGCTCGGCCTGGCCGGCGTCGCCCTCGGGGTGCTCGCCTGGCTGGGGATTGCCGAGGTCTGGCACGTCTTCCTGGCCTGCGTGGTGGTGGGGACGGCCGCGACCTTCGACGGTCCGATCCGGCAGTCCTTCGTCGCCGAGCTGGTGCCGGCAGCGGAACTGTCGAACGCGGTGTCGCTCAACTCGCTGGGCTTCAACGGCGCGCGCATCGTCGGCCCCGCCGTTGCCGGGGTGCTCATCTCGCTGGTGGACACCGGTCCGGTGATGACGATCTCCGGGTTGTCCTACATCGCCGTCATCATCGGGCTGACGAAGATCGACCCGGCCGCGCTGCGCCGGTCGCCGCCGGTCGCCCGGCGCAAGGGTCAGACCAGGGAGGGACTCGCCTATGTGCGGGGTCGCCCCGACCTGATGCTCGTCATCGGTCTGCTGTTCGTGGTGGCCACCTTCGGGATGAACTTCCAGGTGACGTTGGCGATCATCGCCCGGATCGTGTTCGAACGCGGCGCCGACTCCTACGGACTGCTGTCCACAACGATCGCGGTCGGTGCGCTGCTCGGTGCACTGGTCTCTGCGCGGCAGCAAAAGACCCCGCGGCAGCGGCTGTTGATCGGCGCCGCGTTCGCCTTCGGGGCGATCGAGGTGGTGCTCGGTCTGCTCGGCTCGTACCTGATCCTCGCGGTGTTGCTGGTACCGCAGGGCATGGCGATGCTGATCTTCATCAACGCCGCCAACGCCATGGTGCAGGCCTCGACGGTGCCCGCGATGCGGGGTCGGGTGATGGGGATCTACTCGTTGGCCTTCCTGGGTGGCAACCCGTTCTTCTCGCCCCTCATCGGTGTCATCGCCCAGCACTTCGGTGGCGGGGCACCGCTGATCTTCGGCGGAGCGGTGTCGGCGGTGGCGGCCCTGGTGATCGGGTTCTGGTTGTGGCGCACCACGCCGGTGACGTTCCTGATGCGGATCGGCCCGGTCCCGCACGTGCACGTGTTCAATCCCCGGTCGGACGACGACCCGGAGTCGCACGTCGCCGAGTCGATCGCCGAATCCCTGCACCGCATCGGTGGCGGGGCCCGGCGAGCTGGGCGGCCGGCGGTGCGCGCCGCTCGACGGGTGCAGCGGACCGGGCGGCGTGTGGTGCGGCGGCCCGGGCGCCGCTGA
- a CDS encoding DUF2537 domain-containing protein, with amino-acid sequence MQPSDPTVDPTRVRPDRQAPAGGPEDSDAAPTTVRPRFSSTDPPGGDDEHTDLIPQAAGFWGEPTRAGHRVDPDADPVAFAPGRTGWEQADDEGPEDPDGGPTAVLTVAHDSGRRHRRRDWAWVEEWRAERSAPAWGPGIAVGIFVALIVAVALIVLTSGVSDSPVLAIVFNVVIAAGMAPALWLCRSLPVLRFLAAGAAAGILFGWIAMLSTF; translated from the coding sequence ATGCAGCCGAGTGACCCGACCGTCGATCCCACGCGGGTCCGCCCCGACCGTCAGGCTCCGGCGGGTGGTCCCGAGGACTCCGATGCTGCACCGACCACCGTCCGCCCCCGGTTCTCGTCCACCGATCCGCCCGGCGGCGACGACGAGCACACCGACCTGATCCCGCAGGCAGCGGGGTTCTGGGGCGAACCGACGCGCGCCGGTCACCGAGTCGATCCTGATGCCGATCCGGTGGCGTTCGCTCCGGGCCGGACGGGGTGGGAGCAGGCCGACGACGAGGGCCCGGAGGATCCCGACGGGGGGCCGACCGCGGTTCTGACGGTGGCGCACGACAGCGGGCGACGACACCGACGTCGCGACTGGGCCTGGGTGGAGGAGTGGCGTGCCGAACGGTCTGCACCTGCCTGGGGACCCGGGATCGCGGTGGGCATCTTCGTGGCGCTCATCGTCGCGGTCGCCCTGATCGTGCTGACCTCGGGAGTGTCGGACAGTCCGGTGCTCGCGATCGTGTTCAACGTCGTCATCGCGGCCGGGATGGCGCCCGCGCTGTGGCTGTGTCGCTCGCTGCCGGTGCTGCGCTTCCTCGCCGCTGGAGCGGCCGCCGGCATTCTGTTCGGCTGGATCGCCATGCTCAGCACCTTCTGA
- a CDS encoding ATP-binding protein: protein MAPDPVDPLDPHRTAALRRAVLQTWTASTARFREDANAEELLARGYADRVLMELAANAVDAARSAGVRAVLAVERIDLTGGAVEIRVANTGSPLTSDGVRALASLRASAKRDTASTIGHFGVGFTAVRALSDEPALLSMSGSVRFSAERTAEEVAALGIPELDAELRRRDGVLPALRLCWPLPDATEDDVPQGFSSQVRLPLRPGVGADAVLDGWRSAVLDELWWALPALDEVRLPDLTITRERDEPRTARGSPVLVRREQLLETGPAATAARRSFLTAESHGELPAALLADRPVEERMRADWRLCWSLPEPPGEAGGAVGAFDPFAERGTDAETVHAIGAPTATDDLLTLPGRLVGTFPVDETRRRITVEPLTDHLLALSVDAYLALAMALPPEARWDLVPPQDFPAGDLDARLRALVVRRLADAPLLVGVLGDPVEPRTARCCPELDGATAAAVAEAIPALVEVPVSARTAARMLGVTMLSLSEAVDALSSVVRPPRWWAQLYRGLAGSDADALSGLPVPLADGRQAIGARGVLLPTPALQELTQAVTAVLPAIRWVAAEAADDLLLRIGAVPADPDAILASSALRAEITALAGDLEADLLEVIVLPDTATPDADDLAHDPAVAAGALAALVLDLIAAGGVPDPQLVSDLVLGTEDEEPWPATELLLPDATLGAVLVADALPLIGRAWVQRWGAAVLERAGVRAGLLVVPLDDPRADKLLPDLDDYPGSGELGSPDRDDGELGVADLDLVDDWPAFLALLDADPEARAAVLTRPGTRSYTGWWIAEHASIDGVAPDRFRTADTPSAGSPLQLLPPLPTALSPQVAAAIGVIGSDEQFAALVDDDPQGVLDRFCDPAVALDPAAVTAVVALLVARLADDDSVQLPDRIRVCDGSVRSADEVIVPDGPWWAQCLAPSRVLATRNDAELAAEVFGLPLAAADGALTSSAASQATSGAAEKIPAVVALLGPDHRTPQVAATLTVRDPDGVEHRVAWWPVGTSAICDSSELGLASALAWANGRWADRRRILAAIRGDDAGELLARVWD, encoded by the coding sequence ATGGCTCCGGATCCCGTCGATCCGCTCGATCCGCACCGGACGGCCGCCCTGCGGCGTGCGGTGCTGCAGACCTGGACCGCGTCGACAGCGCGGTTCCGGGAGGACGCCAACGCCGAGGAGCTGCTGGCGCGCGGCTATGCCGACCGGGTGCTGATGGAGTTGGCGGCCAATGCCGTCGACGCCGCGCGATCGGCAGGGGTGCGGGCCGTACTGGCCGTCGAACGGATCGACCTCACCGGCGGCGCAGTGGAGATCCGGGTCGCCAACACCGGGTCGCCGCTGACGTCCGACGGCGTTCGGGCGTTGGCCAGCCTGCGGGCATCGGCCAAGCGCGACACCGCCTCCACCATCGGGCATTTCGGGGTCGGCTTCACGGCGGTGCGCGCGTTGAGCGACGAGCCCGCGCTGCTGTCGATGAGTGGCTCCGTCCGGTTCTCGGCCGAGCGGACCGCGGAAGAGGTTGCGGCCCTTGGTATTCCGGAGCTCGATGCGGAACTGCGCCGTCGGGACGGCGTCCTGCCCGCGTTGCGGCTGTGTTGGCCGCTCCCGGACGCCACGGAAGACGACGTACCGCAGGGGTTCAGCTCGCAGGTGCGGCTGCCGCTCCGACCCGGGGTGGGTGCCGATGCGGTGCTCGACGGATGGCGCAGCGCGGTGCTCGACGAGCTGTGGTGGGCGCTCCCGGCGCTGGACGAGGTTCGGCTGCCGGATCTGACGATCACCCGCGAGCGCGACGAACCCCGCACGGCCCGAGGTAGCCCCGTGCTGGTGCGCCGGGAGCAGCTGCTCGAGACCGGGCCCGCCGCGACCGCAGCGCGTCGCTCGTTCCTGACGGCGGAGAGCCACGGCGAACTGCCTGCAGCGCTGCTCGCGGATCGCCCGGTGGAGGAGCGGATGCGTGCCGACTGGCGGTTGTGCTGGTCGTTGCCGGAACCCCCGGGCGAGGCCGGCGGTGCTGTCGGTGCCTTCGACCCGTTCGCCGAACGCGGCACGGATGCCGAGACGGTCCATGCGATCGGCGCACCGACCGCGACCGACGATCTGCTCACCCTGCCGGGCCGACTGGTCGGCACCTTCCCGGTGGACGAGACCCGTCGACGCATCACGGTCGAGCCGCTCACCGACCATCTGCTGGCACTGTCCGTCGATGCCTACCTCGCCCTGGCAATGGCACTCCCGCCGGAAGCGCGCTGGGATCTCGTTCCGCCGCAGGACTTCCCGGCCGGTGACCTCGATGCCCGCCTGCGGGCACTGGTTGTCCGGCGACTCGCCGACGCGCCGCTGCTCGTCGGGGTGCTGGGTGATCCGGTCGAACCGCGCACCGCCCGCTGCTGTCCGGAGCTGGACGGCGCGACGGCCGCAGCGGTGGCCGAGGCGATCCCTGCGCTGGTGGAGGTGCCGGTGTCCGCGCGGACAGCTGCCCGGATGCTCGGCGTCACCATGCTGTCGCTGTCCGAGGCCGTCGACGCGCTGTCGTCGGTGGTGCGACCGCCGCGGTGGTGGGCGCAGCTCTACCGAGGGTTGGCCGGCTCCGATGCCGATGCGCTCTCCGGGCTTCCGGTCCCGCTGGCCGACGGGCGACAGGCGATCGGCGCCCGGGGCGTCCTGCTCCCGACGCCGGCACTGCAGGAGTTGACGCAGGCCGTCACCGCAGTGCTGCCGGCCATCCGCTGGGTCGCGGCCGAGGCCGCCGACGATCTGCTGCTGCGGATCGGCGCAGTGCCCGCCGATCCGGATGCGATCCTCGCCTCGAGCGCCTTGCGCGCAGAGATCACCGCGCTGGCCGGGGACCTGGAGGCGGACCTGCTCGAGGTGATCGTGCTGCCCGACACGGCCACCCCGGATGCCGACGATCTCGCACACGATCCGGCGGTCGCGGCCGGCGCGCTGGCCGCCCTGGTGCTGGACCTGATCGCGGCCGGCGGGGTGCCCGATCCTCAGCTGGTGAGCGACCTGGTGCTCGGCACCGAGGACGAGGAGCCGTGGCCCGCAACGGAACTGCTGCTGCCCGACGCGACGCTCGGTGCGGTGCTCGTCGCCGATGCCTTGCCGTTGATCGGTCGGGCGTGGGTGCAGCGGTGGGGGGCTGCGGTCCTGGAGCGCGCGGGGGTACGCGCCGGTCTGCTCGTCGTACCGCTCGACGATCCGCGGGCGGACAAGCTCCTGCCCGATCTCGACGACTACCCGGGGTCCGGCGAGCTCGGGTCCCCGGATCGGGACGACGGGGAGCTCGGGGTGGCCGACCTCGACCTGGTCGACGACTGGCCGGCCTTCCTCGCGCTGCTCGACGCGGACCCCGAGGCCCGGGCCGCGGTGCTGACCCGGCCGGGTACCCGCAGCTACACGGGTTGGTGGATCGCCGAGCACGCCTCGATCGACGGAGTCGCCCCCGATCGGTTCCGGACCGCCGACACCCCGTCGGCCGGATCGCCGCTGCAGCTGCTGCCACCGCTGCCGACTGCCCTCAGCCCCCAGGTCGCCGCCGCCATCGGGGTGATCGGCTCCGACGAACAGTTCGCCGCGCTCGTCGACGACGATCCGCAAGGCGTGCTCGATCGGTTCTGTGATCCGGCGGTGGCCCTCGACCCGGCGGCGGTGACCGCGGTGGTGGCCCTGCTGGTGGCGAGATTGGCCGACGACGACAGCGTGCAACTGCCCGATCGGATCCGGGTCTGCGACGGCTCGGTGAGGTCGGCCGACGAGGTGATCGTGCCGGACGGCCCCTGGTGGGCGCAGTGCCTGGCGCCGTCAAGGGTGCTCGCCACCCGGAACGATGCCGAGCTCGCCGCCGAGGTCTTCGGGCTCCCGCTCGCCGCCGCCGACGGCGCACTGACGTCGTCCGCCGCATCGCAGGCAACGTCGGGCGCCGCAGAGAAGATCCCGGCCGTGGTCGCGCTGCTGGGTCCCGATCACCGCACGCCGCAGGTCGCAGCGACGCTGACCGTGCGCGACCCCGACGGTGTCGAACACCGGGTGGCCTGGTGGCCGGTGGGCACTTCGGCGATCTGCGACTCCTCCGAGCTCGGCCTCGCCTCTGCGTTGGCCTGGGCCAACGGCCGCTGGGCGGACCGGCGACGGATCCTGGCCGCGATCCGTGGCGACGACGCCGGAGAGCTGCTTGCCAGGGTCTGGGACTGA